In Streptomyces sp. NBC_00306, a single genomic region encodes these proteins:
- a CDS encoding phytoene desaturase family protein has protein sequence MLDAVVIGAGPNGLVAANLLADAGWSVEVLEAQSEPGGAVRSDRGVHPDYVNDVFSAFYPLAAASPIIQSLELQAEGLRWTHAPSVLAHPLTDGRCAVLERSGEATADGLDAFAAGDGPAWSRMCGTWAKVSRDLLDALFTPFPPLKAGARLALRLRGPVGLPLARSLLLPARRLGEEEFCGGGGRLLLAGNALHADLAPEAAGSGGFGWLLCMLGQHYGFPVPAGGAGQLSAALVRRLERRGCSVRCSERVREIVVRGGRAMGVRTASGEAIPVRRSVLADVSAPDLYGGLVDEEHLPRELLESMQRFQWDFATFKIDWSLDGRIPWNAEAAGGAGTVHLSDSVDELTRFAAQLAAGQVPDRPFTLLGQMTTADPSRSPAGTESAWAYTHVPQTTTGDAGEDGITGAWDVREQEAMADRMERHVERYAPGFRSLIRGRRILAPPTFQSLDANLHGGAINGGTASLHQQLIFRPVPGTGRPETPVRGLYLASASAHPGGGVHGACGANAARAAIRSTAGTARVLTSAQRLLAGRLRIQQH, from the coding sequence ATGCTGGACGCCGTGGTCATCGGAGCAGGGCCGAACGGCCTGGTGGCAGCGAACCTTCTGGCCGATGCGGGCTGGAGCGTCGAGGTCCTCGAAGCCCAGAGCGAGCCTGGGGGCGCTGTCCGCAGTGACCGCGGGGTGCACCCCGACTACGTGAACGATGTGTTCAGCGCCTTCTATCCGCTGGCCGCGGCGTCGCCGATCATTCAAAGCCTGGAGCTCCAGGCCGAGGGGCTGCGCTGGACCCATGCACCGTCCGTGCTCGCCCATCCCCTCACCGACGGACGCTGTGCCGTCCTCGAGCGGTCAGGAGAAGCGACGGCCGATGGTCTGGACGCCTTCGCCGCTGGGGATGGACCTGCCTGGTCGCGGATGTGCGGCACATGGGCCAAGGTCAGCCGGGATCTCCTGGACGCGCTCTTCACTCCCTTTCCGCCGCTCAAGGCGGGTGCCCGCCTCGCGTTGCGGCTGCGCGGGCCGGTCGGTCTGCCCCTGGCCCGGTCGCTCTTGCTGCCTGCGCGACGGCTGGGTGAGGAGGAATTCTGCGGTGGCGGCGGGCGGCTGCTGCTGGCGGGGAATGCCCTGCACGCGGATCTGGCTCCGGAGGCCGCGGGCAGTGGGGGCTTCGGGTGGCTGCTGTGCATGCTCGGTCAGCACTACGGCTTCCCGGTCCCTGCCGGCGGGGCGGGACAGCTGTCGGCTGCGCTCGTGCGTCGTCTCGAACGCCGTGGCTGCTCAGTGCGCTGCAGCGAACGGGTGCGGGAGATCGTCGTGCGAGGCGGTCGCGCCATGGGAGTGCGTACGGCAAGCGGGGAGGCCATTCCGGTGCGTCGCAGTGTGCTGGCCGACGTCTCTGCGCCCGACCTCTACGGTGGATTGGTGGACGAGGAGCACCTGCCGCGCGAACTTCTGGAGAGCATGCAGCGCTTCCAGTGGGACTTCGCCACCTTCAAAATCGACTGGTCGCTGGACGGCCGGATCCCGTGGAACGCTGAAGCCGCCGGCGGCGCTGGCACCGTACACCTGTCCGACAGCGTCGACGAGCTCACCCGCTTCGCAGCCCAGCTCGCCGCCGGACAGGTACCCGATCGCCCCTTTACCTTGCTGGGGCAGATGACGACCGCAGATCCTTCTCGCTCGCCGGCCGGCACCGAATCTGCCTGGGCCTACACCCACGTCCCGCAGACCACCACCGGCGATGCGGGTGAGGACGGCATCACCGGAGCGTGGGACGTGCGCGAACAAGAGGCGATGGCCGACCGCATGGAACGGCACGTGGAGCGCTACGCACCCGGCTTCCGCTCGCTGATCCGGGGCCGCAGAATTCTGGCCCCCCCGACCTTCCAGTCCCTCGACGCCAACCTCCACGGGGGTGCGATCAACGGAGGCACGGCCAGCCTGCATCAGCAGTTGATCTTCCGCCCGGTTCCGGGCACCGGGCGCCCAGAAACCCCGGTGAGGGGTCTGTACCTCGCTTCCGCTTCCGCGCACCCAGGCGGAGGGGTCCATGGCGCGTGCGGCGCCAACGCGGCCCGCGCAGCAATCCGTAGCACCGCCGGTACAGCGCGCGTTCTCACCTCTGCGCAGCGGCTCCTCGCCGGCCGACTCCGCATACAGCAACACTGA
- a CDS encoding SRPBCC family protein codes for MAIRHQVIEQSPEAVWAVLEDPDLYGEWVVGTTASRPLDDQWPQVDAALEYSVSLGPWSYEGRTTVRRFEPHRWLELEAHSGRLGTARIAIEVRPWGGHTLVIVDEHPLRGVGGRLHAAPLDLFIQLRHRTMLPRLAKTVASRNRQAASAEAHAPLDAPPGVRS; via the coding sequence GTGGCGATCCGGCACCAAGTAATCGAACAGTCACCCGAAGCGGTGTGGGCTGTGCTGGAGGATCCAGACCTCTATGGCGAGTGGGTGGTGGGTACCACCGCTTCGCGGCCGCTCGACGACCAGTGGCCGCAGGTCGATGCGGCACTGGAGTACTCGGTGAGTCTGGGCCCCTGGTCCTACGAAGGTCGCACCACGGTGAGACGGTTCGAACCCCACCGCTGGCTGGAACTCGAGGCACACAGCGGCCGCCTGGGTACGGCACGTATTGCCATCGAGGTGCGGCCCTGGGGTGGACACACGCTGGTGATCGTGGATGAGCATCCGCTGCGCGGAGTGGGGGGAAGGTTGCATGCAGCACCGCTCGACCTCTTTATTCAGCTGAGGCACCGCACCATGCTCCCCCGCCTTGCGAAGACCGTGGCGAGCAGGAATCGCCAGGCAGCCTCCGCCGAGGCGCACGCTCCACTCGACGCTCCCCCGGGCGTGAGGAGCTGA
- a CDS encoding HemK2/MTQ2 family protein methyltransferase codes for MTFIALPGVYSPQDDTALLAEALRNEPAPPNAEALDIGTGTGALALVAAQRGYRVTAVDVSWRAVLTAKANAWLARLPVHVLRGNLLARLTGRRFDLILSNPPYAPTPPGLPRRGAARAWHAGSDGRLLLDRICQEAPPLLRPGGVLLLVHSAVSGEETTLRQLREAGLEAEVTDRRWVALGPVLRSRHPWLHLQGLMEADQSKEELVIIRARKS; via the coding sequence GTGACGTTCATTGCCCTGCCGGGCGTCTACTCCCCGCAAGATGACACCGCCCTGCTTGCAGAAGCCCTACGTAATGAACCGGCGCCACCGAATGCGGAGGCACTCGACATCGGTACCGGCACGGGTGCGCTCGCCCTCGTTGCGGCTCAGCGGGGCTATCGGGTGACCGCGGTGGACGTCTCCTGGCGCGCTGTACTCACAGCTAAGGCCAACGCCTGGCTGGCCCGCCTCCCGGTCCACGTGCTGCGCGGCAATCTCCTCGCCCGGCTTACCGGCCGCCGCTTCGACCTGATTCTGAGCAACCCGCCCTACGCCCCGACCCCGCCGGGGCTACCCCGCCGAGGTGCGGCCCGGGCCTGGCATGCCGGCAGCGACGGCCGTCTGCTGTTGGACCGCATATGCCAGGAGGCGCCGCCGCTGCTGCGGCCCGGAGGCGTTCTCCTGCTCGTCCACTCGGCGGTCAGCGGGGAGGAGACAACCCTGCGGCAGCTGCGGGAGGCCGGGCTGGAGGCGGAGGTGACCGACCGCCGCTGGGTGGCCCTCGGCCCCGTCCTGCGGTCCCGGCACCCCTGGCTGCACCTACAGGGCCTGATGGAAGCGGACCAGAGCAAGGAAGAACTGGTGATCATCCGTGCTCGGAAGTCCTGA
- a CDS encoding cytochrome c oxidase assembly protein, translating to MNGHPAGHHPAVPERLLEVLLPATVLLALGALYLLLAALARHRNPVAGWSRWRTGWFLTGLGLLGMTLLPPVGPFAHEDFRGHMLQHLLIGMYAPLALVLGAPITLLLRTLPVDRARGLAGMLRSRLMHVIANPAIALVLSVGTLGVLYFTPLYEAIDGRLLWHQILHAHFLLSGCLFAWVIAGPDPAPARPGVPTRLVVLGIAIAAHAILAQMMYAGLYLRVRAPAEQIQAGAEIMYYGGDIGELLLAAALVATWRPTPRTKQTSLLPSHPKGSGAAG from the coding sequence ATGAACGGCCACCCTGCGGGGCATCACCCCGCCGTCCCGGAGCGGCTGCTGGAGGTGCTGCTGCCGGCGACCGTTCTCCTGGCTCTCGGCGCGCTCTACCTTCTCCTGGCCGCGCTCGCCCGTCACCGCAACCCGGTAGCCGGGTGGAGCCGCTGGCGTACCGGCTGGTTCCTGACCGGTCTTGGCCTGCTCGGGATGACGCTGTTGCCGCCGGTGGGACCGTTCGCCCACGAAGACTTCCGCGGCCACATGCTCCAGCACCTTCTGATCGGCATGTACGCGCCCCTCGCCCTTGTCCTCGGGGCCCCGATCACCCTCCTGCTGCGCACGCTGCCGGTAGATCGGGCCCGGGGGCTGGCCGGGATGCTGCGAAGCCGCCTGATGCACGTCATCGCCAACCCAGCCATCGCCCTGGTTCTGAGCGTCGGAACACTCGGCGTTCTGTACTTCACGCCGCTCTACGAAGCGATAGACGGGCGACTGCTCTGGCACCAGATCCTTCACGCCCATTTCCTGCTGTCTGGGTGCCTGTTCGCATGGGTCATCGCCGGACCTGACCCCGCCCCCGCCCGGCCCGGCGTGCCCACCCGGCTGGTCGTCCTGGGTATCGCGATCGCCGCCCACGCCATCCTTGCGCAGATGATGTACGCCGGTCTCTACCTCCGCGTCCGCGCCCCTGCCGAGCAGATCCAAGCCGGCGCGGAGATCATGTACTACGGCGGAGACATCGGCGAACTCCTGCTGGCAGCCGCCCTCGTGGCCACCTGGCGCCCAACGCCCCGTACCAAGCAGACAAGCCTGCTGCCCAGCCACCCGAAGGGCAGCGGGGCGGCAGGCTGA